The nucleotide sequence GCCAACGCCTCCGAGACCCCCGCCGCGGAGACCATGCTGGCCGCGGGGCAGAACGCCTTCGTCGACGGCGCCCAGATCTCCGGCTCGACCGACGGCATGCAGATCGTCTCGGTGCAGCCGATTGCCAGTGCCTCGGTGCACAGCGAGGAGCTGGCCAACGGCGCCGCCTTCGCGCAGGAGCGCGCCGAGCGCGAGGCCCGGCTGGCACGGCCGATGTTCGTGATGCCGACCAAGGGCGTGTGGACGTCGGGCTTCGGCTACCGCTGGGGCGTGCTGCACGGCGGCATCGACATCGCCAACTCGATCGGCACCCCGATCCTCGCGGCCTCCGACGGCGTCGTCGTCGACGTGGGTCCGACCGCCGGCTACGGCGCATGGGTCAAGCTGCGGCACTCCGACGGCACCGTCACGCTGTACGGCCACATCAACACCTGGAACGTCAGCGTCGGCGAACGCGTCATGGCCGGCGACCAGATCGCCACCATGGGCAACCGCGGCAACTCGACCGGCCCGCACCTGCACTTCGAGGTCCTCGTCGGCGGGTCCAACCGGATCGACCCGGTGCCGTGGCTCGCACAACGTGGCCTATCCCCGGGTGGTTACGTAGGCTGATCGGGTGACTGACCGGACGACCTCGCAGGGACCGTCCTCAGACCGCACCCGCATCATCCGCCGGCAGCCGGACTCGCCGTCGCTGGAGTCGCTGGACTCCGCCCCGCAGACCGGCATCATCCGGCGCACCCCCACCGGACCCGTGCCGACCGTCGATCCGCCGACCACCTTCGTGCCGCGCTCATCGGACGACGCCCGCACGACGTTCGTGCCGCGCCTCACCGACGA is from Mycolicibacterium grossiae and encodes:
- a CDS encoding M23 family metallopeptidase; this encodes MAEHRSSRSRQGMQTSHFDADVTDIIPFNEFGDLSDWDDDHGFSNTSAFDREARVIRAPELDDLHDTDDLVPLRLVVPQQFQATADGERRNSRAYRESYTDTSDGMAATDVIDMSGPRRGAHRKLDSGHVKGRLVAAAMAAGATAAAAYSVANASETPAAETMLAAGQNAFVDGAQISGSTDGMQIVSVQPIASASVHSEELANGAAFAQERAEREARLARPMFVMPTKGVWTSGFGYRWGVLHGGIDIANSIGTPILAASDGVVVDVGPTAGYGAWVKLRHSDGTVTLYGHINTWNVSVGERVMAGDQIATMGNRGNSTGPHLHFEVLVGGSNRIDPVPWLAQRGLSPGGYVG